In Vanrija pseudolonga chromosome 4, complete sequence, a single window of DNA contains:
- the ucp10 gene encoding UBX domain-containing protein 10, with protein MASLTPSQAEALEQLHAIVASETDASRARDERVLREHNWDVQRAINSIFSGQDRSGPSSRASGSKAATEGSASTEKEADDGDLSLGGYGNRRVGTPGAGIGRGGARPRARPGAAGLSLWETFVWPFGLIASLLTGTWYFFIRTFVPLSLLPHLPRFLLPPPSRAPPSGPRDPTTAALRFVRELEALAGGSASAGTLPDLWVGPYREFLSEVRKQGKVGLVVLVSSEHEDDEEFKRDVLADPEFVRTLKEHDIMIWAADIGSREGYMVSQTLLTTTYPALTFASLLPAQNSSTPRLTILTTLQGPPSTATSTSTIIQTITTSVLPRTNAFLARLRRDRFALEEARHLREEQDKALREAERKDRERLQAARAQADLERVQRERAEREAELQAKALADRRQWRRYARKHLLPAAAGPLRVAVRTPLNAERNIRNFAPGPSTLPLFLYTETLLIPPHDDPAEDPDTPPEGYVHAWGFRLVTSFPRKEIELLEDGAEDSWATVKSAGGALFAEKIPGGDWGDAEAKALKGEEESDDEVVSDDE; from the exons ATGGCGTCCCTCACGCCATCGCAGGCTGAGGCTCTCGAGCAGCTGCACGCCATCGTAGCGTCAGAGACGGACGcatcgcgcgcacgcgacgagcgcgtgctGAGGGAGCACAACTGGGATGTGCAG CGGGCAATCAACTCGATCTTCTCGGGCCAGGACCGCTCGGGCCcttcgtcgcgcgcctcggggtCCAAGGCCGCAACTGAGGGCTCGGCGTCCaccgagaaggaggccgacgacggcgacctctCCCTTGGCGGCTATGGCAACCGGCGTGTCGGCACGCCGGGGGCCGGCATTGGTCGTGGTggggcgaggccgcgcgcacggcccGGAGCGGCTGGCCTCAGCCTGTGGGAGACGTTCGTGTGGCCCTTTGGCCTCATTGCGTCGCTTCTCACCGGGACGTGGTACTTCTTCA TCCGCACCTTTGTCCCGCTCTcgctcctcccccacctgccgcgcttcctcctccctccaccTTCTCGTGCACCGCCTAGTGGCCCACGCGACcccacgaccgccgcgctccgcttCGTGAgagagctcgaggcgctcgcgggcggctcggcgtcggccggcacCCTCCCAGATCTCTGGGTCGGGCCGTACCGCGAGTTCCTGTCCGAGGTGCGCAAGCagggcaaggtcggcctcgtgGTGCTTGtcagcagcgagcacgaggacgacgaagagttCAAGCGCGACGTGCTTGCCGACCCCGAGTTTGTGCGCACCCTCAAGGAGCACGACATCATGATCTGGGCAGCGGACATTGGCAGCAGGGAGGGGTACATGGTGTCCCAGACGCTGTTGACCACAACGTACCCTGCGCTCACGTTCGCGTCGCTGTTGCCGGCGCAGAACAGCTCTACGCCCAGGCTCACGATCCTCACCACGCTCCAGggaccgccgtcgacggcgacgagcacctcgacgatCATCCAGACCATCACCACGTCGGTTCTGCCGCGCACCAACGCCTTCCTGGCGCGGCTGCGACGCGACCGCTTCGCATTGGAGGAAGCACGGCATCTCCGAGAAGAGCAGGATAaggcgctgcgcgaggcggaacGAAAGGACCGCGAGAGActgcaggcggcgcgcgcgcaggccgacctcgagcgggtacagcgcgagcgggcggagcgcgaggccgagctgcaggccaaggcgctcgccgaccggCGTCAGTGGAGGCGGTATGCGCGCAAGCATCTCctccctgctgctgctgggccatTGAGAGTGGCGGTGCGCACACCGCTGAACGCGGAGCGCAACATCCGCAACTTTGCCCCGGGGCCCAGCACGCTCCCGCTGTTCCTCTACACCGAGACGCTGCTCATCCCGCCACACGACGACCCGGCCGAGGACCCGGACACGCCGCCCGAGGGGTACGTGCATGCGTGGGGCTTCCGCCTCGTGACGTCGTTCCCGCGCAAGGAGattgagctgctcgaggacggcgccgaggactcGTGGGCGACGGTCAAGAGCGCTGGAGGCGCGCTGTTTGCCGAGAAGATCCCCGGCGGTGACTGGGGAGACGCagaggccaaggcgctcaagggcgaggaggagagcgacgacgaggtcgtaTCTGACGACGAATAG